In Flavobacterium sp. N3904, one DNA window encodes the following:
- the fsa gene encoding fructose-6-phosphate aldolase, which yields MKFFIDTANLAQIKEAQALGVLDGVTTNPSLMAKEGITGKNNILKHYVDICNLVEGDVSAEVNALDYDGMIKEGEELADLHEQIVVKLPMTKEGVMAAKYFSDKGIKTNVTLVFSAGQALLAAKAGATYVSPFIGRLDDVSTDGLALIEEIRLIYDNYGYETQILAASVRHTMHIVNCAKIGADVMTGPLSAIYGLLKHPLTDIGLAQFVADFEKGNK from the coding sequence ATGAAATTTTTTATTGATACAGCTAATTTAGCTCAAATTAAAGAAGCACAAGCATTAGGCGTTTTAGACGGAGTTACAACAAATCCATCTTTGATGGCAAAAGAAGGAATTACAGGAAAAAACAACATTTTGAAACATTATGTTGATATCTGTAATTTGGTTGAAGGTGATGTAAGTGCCGAAGTAAATGCGCTGGATTACGATGGAATGATTAAAGAAGGTGAAGAATTGGCTGATTTACACGAACAAATCGTGGTAAAATTGCCAATGACTAAAGAAGGTGTGATGGCTGCCAAATATTTCTCTGATAAAGGAATAAAAACAAATGTAACTTTAGTATTCTCTGCTGGTCAGGCTTTATTGGCTGCTAAAGCTGGAGCTACTTATGTTTCTCCTTTTATTGGACGTTTGGATGATGTTTCTACAGATGGATTGGCGCTTATTGAAGAAATTCGTTTGATTTATGATAATTACGGGTATGAAACTCAAATTCTTGCAGCTTCTGTTCGTCACACTATGCATATTGTAAATTGTGCCAAAATTGGAGCTGATGTAATGACTGGACCACTTTCTGCAATTTATGGTTTGTTGAAGCACCCATTAACAGATATTGGTTTGGCTCAATTTGTTGCTGATTTCGAAAAAGGAAACAAGTAA
- a CDS encoding SDR family oxidoreductase, whose translation MNKVVLITGGSSGIGKSIGEFLHHKGFVVYGTSRNPDVVLNSVFPLIALDVRNVVSIHSAVAKVIATSGRLDVVINNAGVGITGPLEEIPMEEIKNNFETNFFGPIEVMKAVLPQMRSQQSGLVINITSIAGYMGLPYRSVYSASKGALELITEALRMEVKSFGVQITNIAPGDFATNIAAGRFHAPVIKGSAYELQYGNTLKEMDQHVDSGSNPNQMAEAVYSIIQNTNPKIHYKVGAFMQKFSIVLKRILPDKVYEKMLMNHYKL comes from the coding sequence ATGAATAAAGTAGTATTGATTACAGGCGGGTCTTCGGGAATTGGAAAATCTATCGGTGAGTTTTTGCATCATAAAGGATTCGTGGTATATGGAACCAGTAGGAACCCAGATGTTGTTCTCAATTCGGTTTTTCCTCTTATTGCTTTAGATGTTAGAAATGTTGTTTCTATTCATTCGGCTGTCGCTAAAGTTATAGCAACTTCAGGAAGACTGGATGTTGTGATTAATAATGCGGGAGTCGGAATCACTGGTCCTTTGGAAGAAATTCCAATGGAAGAAATTAAAAATAATTTTGAAACCAATTTCTTCGGACCAATTGAAGTGATGAAAGCTGTTTTGCCACAAATGCGATCACAACAATCGGGATTGGTTATAAATATTACTTCAATAGCTGGTTATATGGGCTTGCCTTATCGCAGTGTTTATTCGGCTTCAAAAGGTGCTTTGGAATTAATCACCGAAGCGTTGCGTATGGAAGTGAAATCGTTTGGAGTTCAAATTACCAATATTGCACCTGGTGATTTTGCAACCAATATAGCTGCAGGACGTTTTCATGCACCTGTAATCAAAGGTTCGGCTTATGAATTGCAATACGGTAACACACTCAAAGAAATGGATCAGCATGTGGATAGTGGCAGTAATCCCAATCAAATGGCCGAAGCGGTTTACTCCATAATTCAAAATACAAATCCAAAAATTCATTATAAAGTTGGAGCTTTTATGCAAAAATTTTCAATTGTCTTGAAAAGAATTCTTCCGGATAAAGTGTATGAAAAAATGCTAATGAATCATTATAAACTTTAA